The Terriglobus roseus sequence GAGATCACATCCCTCTTCGTGAACGAAAATCTGCGCGCTCGCGAGCAGTCTGCGCAGGGAACGACATCCTTCATTGAAAGCCAGCTTGCCTCGGCCAAGAGCAATCTTGACCAGCAGGATGCCAAGCTGGCCGAGTTCCAGCGCAAGTACATCGGTCGTCTGCCGGGTGAAGAGTCGACCAACCTGAACATGTTGAATAGCGTGAACTCGCAACTGGAAGCCGCTACGCAGGCGCTTTCCCAGTTGCAGCAGCAGAAGGCGTACCAGGAATCGATGCTGACGCAGATGACGCACGAAGCGTCCCTCACGGCGCCCGTTGCGAGCAAGGCAGCCCCCGATGAGCGGCAGACACAGCTTGACGCTCTGCAGGCACAGGCCAACGAACTGAGCACACGCTACACGCCCGACTATCCCGACCTGATTTCGCTCCGCCGGAAGATCGCCGACCTGCGCCGCGAGATCAGTCGCTCCCCTTCCGCAGCAGCGGCGGCGGCAGCGCGCACGTCGGACTCCGCCGGCGTGCAGCAGATTCGCGCACAGATACAGGCGACGAACCAGGGCATTGCGGCCAAGCAGTCAGAACAGATGCAGTTGCAGAGCGCCATCAACGGCTACCAGGGCCGTCTGCAGGCTTCTCCGCAGGTGGAAGAGCAATACAAGGCGTTGACGCGCGACTACCAGACTGCTCAGAAGTTCTACGACGAACTGCTGGCCAAGATGAACCAGTCGCAGATGGCAACCGACCTTGAGCATCGTCAGCAGGGAGAGCAGTTCCGCGTGATGGATGAGCCGAACCTGCCAAACAGCCCGGAATATCCGAAGCGCAGCCGTTTCCTGCTGGGCGGCCTTGCTGCCGGCCTGCTGCTTGGCCTTGGCGTTTCGGCATTCCTTGAGTACCGCAATACCGCAATTCAGAACGAGGATGACGTCTTCGCATTCACCAAGTTGCCCACGCTTGCCGTCATTGCGCGCGCCGCAAATGCGTCCGATGAAGAAGAAGTGAAGATACCTGCCTGGAAGTTCTGGCTGAATCAGAACGCCCCGCTGCCCGAGAAGAGGGGCTAGCGCATGTATCGTGAGTTCTTCCAATTGGAAAAATATCCGTTTAACAACAGCCCTGATCCGGCGTTCCTTTGCATGCTGCCGCATGCACGCGAAGCGCTGGCGTGCCTCGAGTACGGCATCGCTGCAAGGAAGGGTTTTCTTGTGCTGCTGGGCGAAGTAGGCACTGGAAAGACGACCTTGCTGCGCAGCGCCATCAACACACTGCGCGGGACGTCCGTCCATACTTCCTTCATCTTCAATCCGCGGCTTGAGATGCTTGAGTTCCTGGAGTTCATGCTCTCGGACTTTGGCCTGACGCCCGTCAATAAAACCAAGTCCGGCATGTTGCTGCAGTTGAACCGTTGGCTCGTCGATCGCTTTGCGGCCGGCGACACCTGCGTGCTGATTGTGGATGAGGCACAGTCTCTTTCCACAGAGCTGCTCGAAGAAATTCGACTGCTGACCAATCTCGAAACGGACACACAGAAGCTGCTCCAGATCGTTCTCTCAGGGCAGCCTGAGCTCGAGTCGACACTGCGGGATCCCGGACTGCGGCAGCTACGGCAGCGGATTGCGCTATGGTGCAGAACGCAGCCGCTCACGCGGGAGCAGACCGGCGAGTACATGCAGCAACGATTGACCATTGCCGGCGCGAAGGAAGCGATCTTCCTGCCGGACGCCATCGACACGGTGCATCAGTTCAGCCGCGGCATCCCACGGCTGATCAACCTGCTGTGCGAACACTCGATCATCCTTGCGTACGTCGAGCGTCTGAAGCAGATTCCCGGATCGCTTGTATATGCCGTTGCCGCCGATCTTGATCTGGGCGACGACAGCGCGACATCACTGACCATGACAGGCGGGCCCCGGCGAACCGAACAGATTACCGCGGCTGCACGGCCGGATGAAAAGGAACGCTTATGAGCAAGATCTACGAGGCGTTGCTGCGCGCAGAGTGGGAGCGACTGACTCCCGAGGAACAAAAAGAGTACGACCTCAACCCCGATGCATTCCCAAGCATTGCATCCATCATGGGTCGCACGGAAACCTCTGCATCGATTGGTTCGATGACAGACGAAGCACAAGCGGTGCTTGAGCACCACCGTGCCTCACGCCCGCTTGGTAATGTTCGCCGAGCCACCTGGAAGCCCGATCTCGAGAAATTGCCGGCGTTGCAAAGCCGCAGTGCTTTCACGGAACAATTCCGCAGCCTTCGATCGCGGCTGTATGAGTACCGCGGCTTTAACAAGCTGAAGACGGTGCTGGTCAGCAGTGGCATGCCGAAGGAAGGCAAAACGTTCGTTGCGGCGAATCTCGCCCTGAGTCTTGCACGGTATAAGAACAACCGCGTGTTGCTGATTGATGGAGATCTGCGTCGGAACTCTCTGCACACGCTGCTCGGCTGCTCGGCGTCACCTGGCCTGTCGACCTACCTGAGCGGAGACGCAACCGCGCTTGAGGTCATGCAGCGGTCTGACCTGGAGCCGGAACCGGACTCTGAACATCCGCCGGTGTTGAGCGCTCTCACTTTCATCGCAGGTGGAGCTGGCGGAGACGCGGCTGCCGATCTCTCCGGCAACTCGCGCTTCGCGGAACTGATTCGCTTCGTGTCGCCACACTTCGACTGGATCATCGTGGACTCGTCGCCGGTGAATGTTGTGTCGGACGCTGTGAACCTGGCACCTGCCTGCGACGGAGTGTTGCTGGTGGTACGCGGCGGACAGACGCCTTACGAAAGCGCGCAGCGTGCGCAGAAAGAATTCGCCACGGCCAATCTTCTCGGCGTTGTGTTGAACGGCGTTGAGAACGTACCTCATCAGGCCTACTACGGCTACGGAACGGAGCCAGAGAAGTAGATGATCCGGTTCCTAAACGTCTATTACCCAACGCGCTCGGTTCTACAACTTCTCTCCGAGGCCTTCATCATCTGCTGCTGCTACCTTGCAGCGGCTTCGCTGGTGCTGCGTTCCGACACCATCAAGGTACTGACGTACGAACACAACCTGGCCAAGGTCTTCGCCCTGACGCTCGTGACTGTCGTCATCGCGTACTACTGCGACCTGTATGAGCCCCAACTGATCTCGGGTCCTGGTGAGATCCACCTCCGCATCTTGCTTGTGCTGGGCCTTGTAAGTTTTCTGGCTTCGGCTGTTCTGTATGTCTTCCCTTCCTTCGGGATTGCGCGCTACATCACGTCTGCGGGCATCATTCTGATCGCCTTCGCCCTCATTGTCTGGCGGCAGGTGTTTGAGTGGATGCAGGAACGCGAGATGTTTCGGGAGCGCGTCGTCATCTTTGGCAACGGCCCCTACGCCGAAGGCCTGGCGAGCCTGATCAGCAGCCGCCGCGACGTTGGCATGGAGCTGGTGCAACCCACCGATGCCAACGGCGATCCGGTCACTGCGAACCACATCGTGGAATGGATCGAGGCTTATCAAAAGCCGATTCATCGCATCGTCGTTGCAATGGAAGACCGCCGCGGCGGGCTTCCGGTCGATGACCTGCTGGCGGTGCGCTTTCGTGGCATACAGATCGAAGAAGCAAGCGCGCTGTATGAGCGGCTATCCGGCAAGATTGAACTCAGCAGCCTGAGGCCCAGCAGCTTTCTATATGGCGGAGGATTCCGCATTCAGCCATCGCAACTGGTTACCCGGCGTCTTGCCTCGATCCTTGCGGCAGGCCTTGGACTGCTGATCTTCGCACCGTTCTTCCCGCTGGTCGTCCTGCTCGTCAAGTTGTCCTCGCCAGGGCCCATCTTCTTCCGACAGGTCCGCGTGGGTGAAGCTGGCCGGAACTTCTATGTGTACAAGTTCCGCAGCATGCGGACGGATGCAGAGAAGGGCGGCGCACGATGGGCGAGCAAGAACGATCCTCGCGTCACAAAAGTCGGCATGCTCATGCGCAAGACGCGCATCGATGAAGTGCCGCAGCTATGGAATGTCCTGCGCGGCGACATGGGTTTCGTTGGTCCCAGGCCGGAGCGTCCCGAGTTTGTGCCATGGCTGGCGGAGCAATTGCCGTATTACAACCTGCGGCACCTGATTCGTCCGGGACTCACCGGCTGGGCGCAGGTGCGCTACGGTTACGGCGCCACGCTGGAAGAGAGCCGCGAGAAACTGCAGTATGACCTGTACTACGTAAAGCACTCATCCCTTGGCCTTGATTTGCTGATCATGTTTGAGACGATCAAGATCATCCTTCGCCGCCGGGGCGCGCAGTGAAAGCGCTGTTCTTCGTATCCATCGCGATCGTGCTGTACACCTATGCCGGTTACCCGTTGCTGATGGCGCTGATCGCGTGGCTGCGACCGAAGCCATGGGTGAACTCCACGGAGCCGCGGTCAGCGAGTGTGATTCTGCCGATCCACAATGGCCACTCGCTGCTGCCGTGGAAGCTTCATAGCCTGCTGGCGATGGATCCAGCCGTTGTCAAAGAGATCATCATTGTTCTCGACGGCTGTACGGATGGTTCCGCCGAATGGCTGGCATACATTACCGATCCGCGGCTTCGCACCGTGGTGATGGAAGAACAGGGTGGCAAGGCGGCTGCGCTGGGCCGCGGCATGTCGCTGGCAACGGCCGAGCTGCTGCTGTTCATCGATATCCGACCTGAGGTCACCGAGTCTGCGATTCGGCAATTGACCAGCAATTTCGCGGACCCGACCGTCGGTTGTGCCGTGGGCGAGTTGCGCGTCCGTATCGATTCCGCACATGGCGAAGGAACATCCGCCATTGGTGGCCTGTACTGGAAGTACGAGCAGTGGATTCGCAACTCAGAAGCCGCGTATGACTCTCCTGTCGGTGTCTACGGCGGCTTCTACGCGATTCGTCGAACTCTCGCTTCCAACCCTCCGGAGGGTCTCATCCTCGATGATATGTTCCAGCCGCTGAATGTCATCCGGCAGGGCTATCGTAGCGTCGTGGATCAGGAGGCGCTGGTGTACGATCGCTGGCCCAGCACGGCTGCTGGAGAGTTCCAGCGCAAGGTGCGCACGCTTGCGGGGAACTTCCAACTGGTGGCTGAGAATCCGTGGATCCTCTCGACGGAGAACCGCGTGCTCTTCCAGCTCGCCTCTCACAAACTGCTTCGCCTGATTGTTCCCTACTGCCTGACGGCCATGTTCGTCAGCGCAGCCTGGCTCGCGCCGCACTCCTCCGCGTGGTTCGGTGTTGCGTGTGTCCAGACCTTGTTGTTGTTGGTGGCGCTGCTCGGCCTGCGTATGCAGGTGCCGCTCATCGGCAAGGCGGCGTCCGCACTGAGCGCTCTGCTGCTGTTGAATGCCGCGGCTGTCTGGGCACTGTGGACGTTCGCCTTCACGCCCGGGCCGCTCTGGAAGATCTGGCGACCCACTCCTGTCCAGCAGGAACCCGCAGGTTAGGCTGAAAGAGAGCGCTTGCCGGTGCGGTACAGCCTGGCATATGCGGCTTCCATGCATTCCAGGGTAAATTCACGCTCGTAGGTTTCTCGCGCGTTCCTGCTGAGCTCTTCCCGCAGCGCTGGATCCTGCATGATCCGAAGAATCGACTCGGCCATGGCCTTCGCATCACCGACAGGCGATATCAGTCCACCGTGTGAAAGAGCAAGAATCTCCTGCATGCCACCCACCGCAGTCACCACCAAGGGAAGTCCAAGCGACATGCCCTGCAGCAAGGACATGGGAAGCCCTTCCGAAGTGGAGGACATTGCAATGGCATCGGCCGCGCTGAAGAAGCGATCGGTACCTACCTGCTGCCCCCAGAAGGTGACGACATCAGACAGGTTCAATTCACGAGAGAGAGTCTCCAGAGAGGCACGGACCGGTCCATCCCCGACGATGGAGAGTCGCAGGCGCGGATCGACCTGATGTGCGAGCGCGACGGCCTTTAGCAGCGTGCCCAGATCCTTGATGGCGGCCACCCTCCCCACGAACAGCAAGCGGAAGATCCCATCCTGTCGCAGATCGGAAGGAGCATGCTGGACGGCTGAAGCTCCGTTGTAGACACGGACGATTCGATCAACGCGTGCCAGGGGGGTTCCACGAAGATTCGTGCAGGTGATGTCGCAGATGCCGACGACCCAATCCAGGCATCTCGAGATGATGTTGAACTTAATCTCAGCCGCAGTGTCATACGGAGGGGAAACCAGGCTATGCCGCGTGGCCAGAACACATGCCGCTCCGGAAAGCCGGGCGCCCAGGGCAGCCTGAAGCGTCGGCGCGGGATTATGACAGTGAACGACGTCAGGCCGCATGACACGAAAGAGGCGCAGATAACGCAACACCGTTTTTGCGGGATGCGCCTCGCCCATTACATGAATGTTGATACCTTCCTCAAGAAGTCTTTCTCCTAGTATTCCCAGCGTGCTGTAGGCGCATACTGTTACATCGTGACCTTTTTTGCGCTGCAAGCGGCTGAGCTGCGCAACCAACATCTCGGCTCCGCCCATCTCCATGCTGTAAACAACGTGCACGATCTTCATCCGTAATCAAACGATACGCGATGGAGACGATGCCACTGGATAAGCGATGAATCTTCCTAGACACGCCGAGCTGTGGCTTGCGCCATACCTCAAGAACCGGCTTGAACACGCTCTGAACCGCACTCCCCCCAAGCGGTTGTGGGTGTCCCTGACAGACCACTGGGAGCCGTGGGGAGGAAACGCGAGCGAAGAGACGGCTACTGCGCGCGTCAAAGCATGGACCGATCACTGGCCCAAGATCGCATGGGACGCACCGCCCGACGCAACGGGCCGGCCCCCTTGCTACACCTTCTTCTATCCGCAGGAGGAGTACCACGCGAAGACGCTGAGTGCCCTGGAGCCGATGGTGGCGGACGGCGTCGGCGATGTGGAAGTCCACATTCACCACAAAGACGACACAGCGGAAACTTTCTCGGAAAAGATTCGGCACTTCTGTCAGCAGCTTCGGTACGACCACAACATGCTGCGCGAGCGTGACGGCCAGATCATCTTTGGGTTCATTCACGGGAACTGGGCGCTGGACAACTCCTACCCCGACGGACGCCTGTGCGGTGTGAACGGTGAGATCTCCGTGCTGTCGAAGCTTGGCTGTTATGCGGACTTCACCATGCCTTCCCTGCCCTCGGTGACGCAGGGTCGCGTCGTGAACCAGGTCTATTGGGCGACTGGATCGCCTGACCGCAGCAAGAGCTACGATCGCGGCGTACAAGCGACAGTAGGCGGCGGGCGTCAGGGCGAGTTGTTGCTGATTACAGGCCCGCTGGGCGTTCGCTTTCGCGGCCGCCTGGTGCCGCGTATCGAAACAGGTGAGATCGCCGTCTATGACTGCCCGACGGCATACCGCGTGGAGCGATGGCTTGACCTTGCCCCGCGCATTGGCGACGATCTGTTCCTGAAGCTGCACGCGCATGGTGCTCGCGAAGACAACGCCCGCGCGCTGCTTGGAACGGGAGGACTTGCTCCCATGTTCCGCTGGCTTGCACAGGCGGCGGCCCACCGCGGTATGGAACTACGGTGGGCCAGCGCCTTTGAGATGGCCTCGGCGGTCGAGAGGCTGACGCAATCGCGCCCGGACGCTAGTTCGCTGCCGGTGGCCGAGAGGGCTTCAACGAAAGCTTTGTGAGATCCAGCACGGGCAGACCACTGTTGCGGATCGCGGCGGCTGTTTCGGCGGTGGGTTTCTGCGCAATCACGATTGCGTCGACCG is a genomic window containing:
- a CDS encoding glycosyltransferase family 4 protein, translated to MKIVHVVYSMEMGGAEMLVAQLSRLQRKKGHDVTVCAYSTLGILGERLLEEGINIHVMGEAHPAKTVLRYLRLFRVMRPDVVHCHNPAPTLQAALGARLSGAACVLATRHSLVSPPYDTAAEIKFNIISRCLDWVVGICDITCTNLRGTPLARVDRIVRVYNGASAVQHAPSDLRQDGIFRLLFVGRVAAIKDLGTLLKAVALAHQVDPRLRLSIVGDGPVRASLETLSRELNLSDVVTFWGQQVGTDRFFSAADAIAMSSTSEGLPMSLLQGMSLGLPLVVTAVGGMQEILALSHGGLISPVGDAKAMAESILRIMQDPALREELSRNARETYEREFTLECMEAAYARLYRTGKRSLSA
- a CDS encoding TIGR03013 family XrtA/PEP-CTERM system glycosyltransferase, encoding MIRFLNVYYPTRSVLQLLSEAFIICCCYLAAASLVLRSDTIKVLTYEHNLAKVFALTLVTVVIAYYCDLYEPQLISGPGEIHLRILLVLGLVSFLASAVLYVFPSFGIARYITSAGIILIAFALIVWRQVFEWMQEREMFRERVVIFGNGPYAEGLASLISSRRDVGMELVQPTDANGDPVTANHIVEWIEAYQKPIHRIVVAMEDRRGGLPVDDLLAVRFRGIQIEEASALYERLSGKIELSSLRPSSFLYGGGFRIQPSQLVTRRLASILAAGLGLLIFAPFFPLVVLLVKLSSPGPIFFRQVRVGEAGRNFYVYKFRSMRTDAEKGGARWASKNDPRVTKVGMLMRKTRIDEVPQLWNVLRGDMGFVGPRPERPEFVPWLAEQLPYYNLRHLIRPGLTGWAQVRYGYGATLEESREKLQYDLYYVKHSSLGLDLLIMFETIKIILRRRGAQ
- a CDS encoding glycosyltransferase, producing MKALFFVSIAIVLYTYAGYPLLMALIAWLRPKPWVNSTEPRSASVILPIHNGHSLLPWKLHSLLAMDPAVVKEIIIVLDGCTDGSAEWLAYITDPRLRTVVMEEQGGKAAALGRGMSLATAELLLFIDIRPEVTESAIRQLTSNFADPTVGCAVGELRVRIDSAHGEGTSAIGGLYWKYEQWIRNSEAAYDSPVGVYGGFYAIRRTLASNPPEGLILDDMFQPLNVIRQGYRSVVDQEALVYDRWPSTAAGEFQRKVRTLAGNFQLVAENPWILSTENRVLFQLASHKLLRLIVPYCLTAMFVSAAWLAPHSSAWFGVACVQTLLLLVALLGLRMQVPLIGKAASALSALLLLNAAAVWALWTFAFTPGPLWKIWRPTPVQQEPAG
- a CDS encoding CpsD/CapB family tyrosine-protein kinase, which encodes MSKIYEALLRAEWERLTPEEQKEYDLNPDAFPSIASIMGRTETSASIGSMTDEAQAVLEHHRASRPLGNVRRATWKPDLEKLPALQSRSAFTEQFRSLRSRLYEYRGFNKLKTVLVSSGMPKEGKTFVAANLALSLARYKNNRVLLIDGDLRRNSLHTLLGCSASPGLSTYLSGDATALEVMQRSDLEPEPDSEHPPVLSALTFIAGGAGGDAAADLSGNSRFAELIRFVSPHFDWIIVDSSPVNVVSDAVNLAPACDGVLLVVRGGQTPYESAQRAQKEFATANLLGVVLNGVENVPHQAYYGYGTEPEK
- a CDS encoding ExeA family protein: MYREFFQLEKYPFNNSPDPAFLCMLPHAREALACLEYGIAARKGFLVLLGEVGTGKTTLLRSAINTLRGTSVHTSFIFNPRLEMLEFLEFMLSDFGLTPVNKTKSGMLLQLNRWLVDRFAAGDTCVLIVDEAQSLSTELLEEIRLLTNLETDTQKLLQIVLSGQPELESTLRDPGLRQLRQRIALWCRTQPLTREQTGEYMQQRLTIAGAKEAIFLPDAIDTVHQFSRGIPRLINLLCEHSIILAYVERLKQIPGSLVYAVAADLDLGDDSATSLTMTGGPRRTEQITAAARPDEKERL
- a CDS encoding GumC family protein, with the translated sequence MLGHRPLKLEDYVAILKRRALFIAAPAVLLPILALLFSATIPPQFVSQTLVLIEQQKVPDEYVKPVVSSDLDQRLASMKEQILSRSRIEPIIQRFNLYPGASADDRLDRVRKNIDIKPIKSEIAGAGALPGFFISYRSSDPHTAQQVCGEITSLFVNENLRAREQSAQGTTSFIESQLASAKSNLDQQDAKLAEFQRKYIGRLPGEESTNLNMLNSVNSQLEAATQALSQLQQQKAYQESMLTQMTHEASLTAPVASKAAPDERQTQLDALQAQANELSTRYTPDYPDLISLRRKIADLRREISRSPSAAAAAAARTSDSAGVQQIRAQIQATNQGIAAKQSEQMQLQSAINGYQGRLQASPQVEEQYKALTRDYQTAQKFYDELLAKMNQSQMATDLEHRQQGEQFRVMDEPNLPNSPEYPKRSRFLLGGLAAGLLLGLGVSAFLEYRNTAIQNEDDVFAFTKLPTLAVIARAANASDEEEVKIPAWKFWLNQNAPLPEKRG